Proteins from a genomic interval of Garra rufa chromosome 4, GarRuf1.0, whole genome shotgun sequence:
- the LOC141333005 gene encoding single-pass membrane and coiled-coil domain-containing protein 3-like, which translates to MLSLPFFDKKDELEKEELIRSTQTLHHYVHKYFYITNRLLVILNTHLDQSPFPTVLADESESIEKNCTRVRDVMHLILDASEREDKHVRKSIEPALYDQIALSGVSQKVKAAVIKDLHQETLGLLGDVFGPLVTVRLAKSDLGSVMPPVEQCGQSVLSLGLGELVQSSARIIELLCKQGNKQRSLDKAIVLVEDVLSVLKPPCDSYNDILSEVEAYITIISENI; encoded by the coding sequence ATGCTGTCTCTTCCGTTCTTTGACAAGAAAGATGAACTTGAGAAGGAAGAGCTGATAAGGTCCACCCAGACCCTTCACCACTATGTGCACAAATACTTCTACATCACCAACAGGCTGCTGGTGATACTCAATACTCACCTGGACCAAAGCCCTTTCCCTACAGTCTTAGCAGATGAAAGTGAAAGTATTGAGAAAAACTGCACCAGGGTGAGAGATGTAATGCACCTAATCCTTGATGCTTCTGAGAGGGAGGACAAACATGTCCGTAAAAGCATTGAACCTGCTCTATATGACCAGATTGCTTTATCTGGAGTGTCACAGAAAGTCAAGGCTGCAGTGATAAAGGATCTGCATCAGGAAACTCTGGGACTTCTGGGGGATGTCTTCGGTCCTCTAGTCACTGTTAGACTGGCAAAGAGTGATCTGGGGAGTGTAATGCCTCCAGTGGAACAGTGTGGACAGTCTGTTCTGTCTTTGGGTCTGGGAGAACTAGTGCAGAGCAGTGCAAGAATCATTGAGCTTTTGTGTAAACAAGGGAACAAGCAGAGGAGCCTGGATAAAGCCATAGTGTTAGTGGAAGATGTGCTCTCTGTCCTGAAGCCACCCTGTGACTCCTACAATGACATTCTGAGTGAAGTGGAAGCCTACATCACCATCATATCTGAAAACATCTAG
- the LOC141333006 gene encoding single-pass membrane and coiled-coil domain-containing protein 3-like, with amino-acid sequence MSWNDIFYPGNPERREKLIRKNQELLNLMENNFRATNQLAETLKKHLGWSFSPITLDEKATLKENCDVIIECIHEIQAEVEKIDMQLKEKLEPTLYEKLGHKNLSVPDYQIVKNALHGVCACGGVASFVVVGWLIHNGTILANITSTLIKVAASGAALVALGVVFLGIDMIIGAIIGSIERDKLEKALKEYDEALKEFKPASVKYQDSITEVRIRIEMSENIVH; translated from the coding sequence atgtcttGGAATGATATCTTCTATCCTGGAAATCCAGAAAGAAGGGAGAAGCTCATCCGGAAAAATCAAGAGCTTCTAAATCTGATGGAAAATAACTTCCGAGCCACCAACCAACTCGCTGAGACTCTTAAGAAGCACTTAGGTTGGTCTTTCAGTCCGATCACCCTGGACGAGAAAGCTACTTTGAAGGAGAACTGTGATGTAATCATTGAATGCATACACGAGATCCAGGCAGAAGTAGAGAAGATTGACATGCAGCTGAAGGAGAAGCTGGAGCCGACACTGTATGAGAAACTGGGACACAAGAATCTGTCTGTTCCAGACTATCAAATAGTCAAAAATGCTCTTCATGGAGTTTGTGCTTGTGGAGGCGTAGCTTCCTTTGTTGTAGTTGGTTGGCTAATTCACAATGGAACAATTCTGGCAAACATAACATCCACTTTGATTAAAGTAGCAGCAAGTGGTGCAGCTTTAGTTGCACTTGGGGTGGTGTTTTTGGGGATTGATATGATTATCGGGGCCATTATAGGGAGTATTGAGCGTGATAAACTTGAGAAAGCCCTAAAAGAGTATGACGAAGCTTTGAAAGAATTCAAACCAGCATCTGTAAAATATCAGGATAGCATAACTGAGGTCAGAATAAGAATTGAGATGAGTGAAAATATAGTTCACTGA